The following proteins come from a genomic window of Natrinema saccharevitans:
- a CDS encoding Hpt domain-containing protein yields MSDYLTDFVQESEERITELNNALLTLERDPDDEEAMEQIFRIAHTLKGNCGAMGLESASDLAHAIEDLLDAVRGGDIEVTPELMDVVFDAVDELETMIDEVAADGEIDTDPSATIDAVREYLEGDADEMPAGLASPTPEEIDEICSRFAPPTDDDRDVYLVRLEIAEREGVNNGKLVVDALIDAFELIGTAPSQDRIEADEYDRGFDAVFATAVGEAAIASGLEPVEEVDDFEIVDVDDRFEAAPADDSGDVTAEDISSADAQDLEVDELLDEFDEFDNLDEMVEDVEDEDLDAFEDMGEAGSFDDLLDEEDVAELEAEPGQPPADHREADAASDGADGAASAADDEVEDASAVFDELKDEVEMVGFDELQDELEELEFDEFDEEEEVDMDDLLGEEADDEAFLEGEEPTESAVDDVLVDAEADAETEPAAVESGGDDADDAADAEQTTATDAVAAPASDALESGAERDEPSFGFEDEPTADEATNDAAETEPADDAETATTAEPGEPATAGSPEPDEGTAESADTEADEPVTAAGPDEPETALDKSTESDDTAAPDADGVSAAAGTDDTDLEAAATDRPDDEPAAVDDAPADDVEVTDADTGTDFEEADTVTAGADAVDDGLETADADGSATDTDADADATDGSFGDDDGFEPSTGFDDAFEAADDDAFGDESLDAAADSFDTDDAFEVSADSVDLEDEADAFGGFDDDIDDGLEDDAFGDTDAFDIETDFGSSTDEPASGTESSFDDDADADDDDGEDDVVRIVEEPEFEIPDVEVPDTDIQPDEDEADESQSVRVDIEQVDSLLNLVEGLVTSRVRLRHAAEADDNNDALETELDALSDLTTDLQETVMDIRLVPLRTVTNRLPRVVRDIAREQDKEVAFEMTGEDVELDRSILDRIGDPLIHLVRNAVDHGIEPPAEREATDKPSEGSVEVHADRASDRVTITVEDDGSGLDPDRLRDEAVEAGVLESEVAAELPDEDAYDLIFHPGLSTAEEVTDVSGRGVGMDVVKRTVEDLEGTVSIDSEAGEGTTVTMELPVTVAIDEILFVESGGEEFGVPTKAVRDIESAAAIETAGAESILPGEDGDYPVVSLADVLETPGAGANGNGMVVRIRDDVREVALHCDRVSGQQEVVVKPFEGFMSGVPGISGATVRGRGEVVNILDVTTL; encoded by the coding sequence ATGAGTGATTATCTGACGGATTTCGTTCAGGAGAGCGAAGAACGAATCACGGAACTGAACAACGCCCTGTTGACCCTCGAGCGGGACCCGGACGACGAGGAGGCGATGGAGCAGATCTTCCGGATCGCACACACGCTCAAGGGCAACTGCGGGGCGATGGGACTGGAGTCGGCCAGCGATCTCGCACACGCGATCGAGGACTTACTCGACGCCGTCCGCGGGGGCGACATCGAGGTAACGCCGGAGCTGATGGACGTCGTCTTCGACGCGGTCGACGAACTCGAGACGATGATCGACGAGGTCGCCGCCGACGGCGAGATCGACACCGATCCGTCGGCGACCATCGACGCGGTCCGGGAGTACCTCGAAGGCGATGCTGACGAGATGCCGGCCGGGCTCGCGTCGCCGACGCCCGAGGAGATCGACGAGATCTGTTCGCGGTTCGCGCCCCCGACCGACGACGACCGGGACGTCTATCTCGTCCGCCTCGAGATCGCCGAACGGGAGGGCGTCAACAACGGCAAACTGGTCGTCGACGCGCTGATCGACGCCTTCGAGCTGATTGGGACCGCCCCGTCCCAGGATCGGATCGAGGCCGACGAGTACGACCGTGGCTTCGACGCCGTCTTCGCGACCGCGGTCGGCGAAGCCGCGATCGCCTCCGGGCTCGAGCCCGTCGAGGAGGTCGACGACTTCGAGATCGTCGACGTGGACGATCGGTTCGAGGCCGCGCCGGCGGACGACTCCGGCGACGTCACGGCCGAGGACATCTCGTCGGCCGACGCCCAGGACCTCGAGGTCGACGAACTCCTCGACGAGTTCGACGAGTTCGACAACTTAGACGAGATGGTCGAGGACGTCGAGGACGAGGACCTCGACGCCTTCGAGGACATGGGCGAGGCCGGTTCCTTCGACGACCTGCTCGACGAGGAAGACGTCGCGGAACTCGAGGCCGAGCCGGGCCAACCGCCGGCCGACCACCGCGAGGCCGACGCAGCGTCCGATGGAGCCGACGGCGCTGCATCGGCGGCCGACGACGAGGTCGAGGACGCCAGCGCGGTCTTCGACGAACTCAAAGACGAGGTCGAGATGGTCGGCTTCGACGAACTCCAGGACGAACTCGAGGAACTCGAGTTCGACGAGTTCGACGAGGAGGAGGAAGTCGACATGGACGATCTCCTCGGCGAGGAGGCCGACGACGAGGCGTTCCTCGAGGGCGAGGAGCCCACCGAGAGCGCGGTCGACGACGTGCTCGTCGACGCCGAGGCCGACGCGGAGACGGAACCGGCGGCCGTCGAGTCGGGAGGCGACGACGCCGACGACGCAGCGGACGCCGAGCAAACGACCGCTACCGACGCGGTCGCTGCGCCCGCTTCCGACGCCCTCGAGAGCGGGGCCGAGCGCGACGAGCCGTCGTTCGGCTTCGAGGACGAGCCGACAGCTGACGAGGCGACGAACGACGCCGCCGAAACCGAACCGGCCGACGACGCCGAAACAGCAACGACAGCGGAGCCCGGCGAACCCGCTACCGCGGGCTCGCCGGAGCCGGACGAGGGCACCGCCGAGTCGGCCGATACCGAAGCCGACGAACCAGTGACGGCAGCGGGGCCCGACGAACCAGAGACGGCGCTTGATAAGTCGACGGAGTCCGACGACACGGCAGCGCCCGACGCCGACGGCGTCTCGGCGGCGGCCGGCACTGACGATACCGACCTCGAGGCGGCGGCGACCGACCGTCCCGACGACGAACCGGCCGCGGTCGACGACGCTCCTGCCGACGACGTGGAAGTCACGGACGCCGATACCGGGACCGACTTCGAGGAGGCCGACACCGTCACCGCTGGGGCCGACGCCGTCGACGACGGTCTCGAGACCGCTGACGCCGACGGCAGTGCTACCGACACCGATGCCGACGCCGACGCGACCGACGGTTCGTTCGGCGACGACGACGGGTTCGAACCGTCGACCGGGTTCGACGACGCGTTCGAGGCGGCCGACGACGACGCCTTCGGCGACGAGTCGCTCGACGCCGCTGCCGACTCGTTCGACACCGACGACGCGTTCGAGGTGTCGGCCGATTCCGTCGACCTCGAGGACGAAGCCGACGCGTTCGGCGGCTTCGATGACGATATCGACGACGGACTCGAGGACGACGCGTTCGGCGATACCGACGCGTTCGACATCGAGACCGACTTCGGCTCGTCGACCGACGAACCCGCATCCGGGACCGAATCGTCGTTCGATGACGACGCCGACGCCGACGATGACGACGGCGAGGACGACGTCGTTCGGATCGTCGAGGAACCCGAGTTCGAGATTCCGGACGTCGAGGTGCCCGACACCGACATCCAGCCCGACGAAGACGAGGCCGACGAGAGCCAGTCGGTCCGGGTCGACATCGAGCAGGTCGACTCCCTGCTGAACCTCGTCGAGGGACTGGTGACCAGTCGCGTTCGGCTCCGGCACGCGGCCGAGGCCGACGACAACAACGACGCGCTCGAGACGGAACTCGACGCGCTGTCGGACTTGACGACCGACCTGCAGGAGACGGTGATGGACATCCGACTGGTCCCGCTGCGGACGGTCACGAACCGCCTGCCGCGGGTCGTCCGCGACATCGCTCGCGAGCAGGACAAAGAGGTCGCCTTCGAGATGACCGGTGAGGACGTCGAACTCGACCGGAGTATCCTCGACCGAATCGGCGACCCGCTGATCCACCTGGTTCGCAACGCCGTCGACCACGGGATCGAACCGCCCGCCGAGCGCGAAGCGACCGACAAACCCAGCGAGGGCAGCGTCGAAGTTCACGCCGACCGTGCGAGCGATCGTGTGACGATTACCGTCGAAGACGACGGCAGCGGGCTCGACCCCGATCGGCTCCGCGACGAAGCGGTCGAGGCGGGCGTCCTCGAGTCCGAGGTAGCCGCCGAACTTCCCGACGAGGACGCCTACGATCTCATCTTCCATCCCGGCCTCTCGACGGCCGAGGAGGTGACCGACGTCAGCGGCCGCGGCGTCGGGATGGACGTCGTCAAGCGGACCGTCGAGGACCTCGAGGGGACGGTCTCGATCGACAGCGAGGCCGGCGAGGGAACGACGGTGACGATGGAACTGCCGGTGACGGTCGCGATCGACGAGATCCTCTTCGTCGAAAGCGGCGGCGAGGAGTTCGGCGTCCCGACCAAGGCGGTCCGGGACATCGAGTCCGCCGCGGCGATCGAAACCGCGGGCGCCGAGTCGATCCTTCCCGGCGAGGACGGCGATTATCCCGTCGTCTCGTTGGCCGACGTCCTCGAGACGCCGGGGGCCGGCGCGAACGGGAACGGCATGGTCGTTCGCATCCGCGACGACGTCCGCGAGGTCGCGCTGCACTGCGATCGGGTCAGCGGCCAACAGGAAGTCGTCGTCAAGCCCTTCGAGGGCTTCATGAGCGGCGTCCCCGGAATCAGCGGCGCGACGGTTCGTGGACGGGGGGAGGTAGTCAACATCCTGGACGTGACGACACTATGA
- a CDS encoding MBL fold metallo-hydrolase, with the protein MTTDTSCGTVRADRARERIHRLEFDVPWPPKHVAAYLLEGEETILFDAGAPDDAGEAELREGLAAAGYEPEDVDHVVVTHVHSDHIGQLPVLRDVGATVHVPTRSLSRLERDLGTAREGFEEMTTAAGYDGDKRAEIVEEELEELRRDRRLIEPETAREIEPDATVAIGGREFETFATPGHAVDHLCLETTVEGTTVLFSGDALIEPFRAGAFQVGLDRGADVAVDAYYEAMDRLSATDATLVFPGHGPVFEGPQAVIENTRDRLDALLEETRDAAAAVGPASPLAIAEQRVGTVRHMAPLLDTIGALGTLERRGSITSETRDGVRYYELA; encoded by the coding sequence ATGACTACCGATACTTCCTGTGGGACCGTCCGTGCCGACCGCGCCCGCGAACGGATCCATCGACTCGAGTTCGACGTGCCCTGGCCGCCCAAACACGTCGCCGCCTATCTGCTCGAGGGCGAGGAGACGATCCTGTTCGACGCGGGCGCACCGGACGACGCCGGCGAGGCGGAACTGCGCGAGGGGCTGGCCGCGGCCGGCTACGAACCGGAAGACGTCGACCACGTCGTCGTGACCCACGTCCACAGCGATCACATCGGCCAGTTGCCCGTCCTTCGGGACGTCGGCGCGACCGTCCACGTGCCGACGCGGTCGCTGTCGCGACTCGAGCGCGATCTCGGGACCGCCCGCGAAGGCTTCGAGGAGATGACGACGGCGGCGGGCTACGACGGGGACAAGCGCGCCGAGATCGTCGAGGAGGAACTCGAGGAGTTGCGCCGCGACCGGCGGCTGATCGAGCCCGAGACCGCCCGCGAGATCGAGCCCGACGCGACGGTCGCGATCGGTGGTCGGGAGTTCGAGACGTTCGCGACGCCGGGTCACGCGGTCGATCACCTCTGTCTCGAGACGACCGTCGAGGGGACGACGGTGCTGTTTTCCGGCGACGCGCTCATCGAGCCGTTCCGCGCCGGCGCCTTCCAGGTCGGCCTCGACCGCGGTGCCGACGTGGCCGTCGACGCCTACTACGAGGCGATGGACCGACTGTCCGCGACGGACGCGACGCTCGTCTTCCCGGGCCACGGCCCCGTCTTCGAGGGGCCGCAAGCGGTCATCGAGAACACTCGGGACCGACTGGACGCGCTCCTCGAGGAGACCCGGGACGCCGCCGCGGCCGTCGGGCCCGCGAGCCCGCTGGCGATCGCCGAACAACGCGTCGGGACGGTTCGGCACATGGCCCCCCTGCTCGATACGATCGGAGCGCTGGGCACGCTCGAGCGCCGAGGATCGATAACCTCTGAAACCAGAGACGGCGTCAGATACTACGAGCTCGCGTGA
- a CDS encoding DUF5803 family protein: MNRRLLFAMVAVAVLTMGAGCSAFSGGISDDQLDQDAEYGDLRDSDADVAIEVEGGNVISNGEFRAVYDLEGTDELSLYRSSLYQDEPLEISAVRYWHPNGTVVNGSDLEIEQGQSETTVQVPNENGTLAFSGDAGRKTFQLPAYVEGSYEVTIPENHRTSNFFFGDVSPNGYEREVVDDRERLTWDEVDSPISLRYYLTRDIPLFLGLVGAVAILGGIGIAYYYRQVRQLRAQREEFGLDVDTDDDSDDGPPGLL; encoded by the coding sequence ATGAACCGACGGCTCCTCTTCGCGATGGTCGCGGTCGCCGTGCTGACGATGGGAGCCGGCTGTTCGGCGTTTTCCGGCGGGATCTCGGACGACCAACTCGACCAGGACGCCGAGTACGGCGATCTGCGCGACAGCGACGCCGATGTCGCCATCGAGGTCGAAGGCGGAAACGTGATCAGCAACGGCGAGTTCCGGGCCGTCTACGACCTCGAGGGCACCGACGAACTCTCGCTGTATCGCTCCTCGCTCTATCAGGACGAACCCTTAGAGATCAGCGCCGTCCGCTACTGGCATCCAAACGGCACCGTAGTGAACGGCTCGGACCTCGAGATCGAGCAGGGCCAGTCCGAGACCACCGTGCAGGTGCCGAACGAAAACGGCACGCTGGCGTTTTCCGGTGATGCCGGCCGGAAGACCTTCCAGCTGCCGGCCTACGTCGAGGGCTCCTACGAGGTGACGATCCCCGAGAACCATCGCACCTCGAACTTCTTCTTCGGGGACGTCTCGCCGAACGGCTACGAGCGCGAGGTCGTCGACGATCGGGAACGGCTCACGTGGGACGAGGTCGACAGTCCGATCTCGCTTCGGTACTACCTCACGCGTGACATCCCGCTGTTCCTCGGACTCGTCGGCGCGGTCGCGATACTCGGGGGGATCGGGATCGCCTACTACTACCGGCAGGTCAGACAGCTCCGGGCGCAACGCGAAGAGTTCGGGCTCGACGTCGATACCGACGACGACTCCGACGACGGGCCGCCGGGACTGTTATAG
- the cheB gene encoding chemotaxis-specific protein-glutamate methyltransferase CheB codes for MTRVLVVDDSKFMRTVIGNALEEAGYEVERAEDGANGVERAAAVDPDVVTMDVEMPGMDGIDAVERIMASNPTPILMLSVHTESGTTATLDALERGAADFLHKPDGSGSRNIAHLTDEVVEAVDDLAAAEVSSMALARAAATAHATRTGRAGTGEPATGNAVAGGSTETQVSDRSTPGPAVPGVGSGPGLEEGATPVTVDGETETAPTVVIGASTGGPKLIEQLFERLPAALEAKVLVVQHMPPGFTDRFAERLDARSEYDVSEATDHERLAPGEAAVAPGGVHLEVASNVGERLRLRLDDGERVHGVRPSIDVTMESVAARVTDPLCGVVMTGMGRDGAAGIEAIDAAGGHTIAQDEATSPVFGIPCQAIETGCVDTVAPADGITDAIVDAFTTDGENDE; via the coding sequence ATGACGCGAGTACTCGTTGTCGACGACTCGAAGTTCATGCGGACAGTCATCGGCAACGCGCTCGAGGAGGCCGGCTACGAGGTTGAACGGGCTGAAGACGGTGCGAACGGCGTCGAACGCGCCGCCGCGGTCGATCCGGACGTCGTGACGATGGACGTCGAGATGCCCGGTATGGACGGGATCGACGCCGTCGAGCGAATCATGGCGTCGAATCCGACCCCGATTCTTATGCTCAGCGTCCACACGGAGTCGGGAACGACGGCCACGCTCGACGCGTTAGAGCGCGGGGCCGCGGACTTCCTCCACAAGCCCGACGGCTCGGGCTCGCGCAACATCGCACACCTCACCGACGAGGTCGTCGAAGCGGTCGACGACCTCGCCGCCGCCGAGGTGTCCTCGATGGCGCTGGCCCGGGCGGCCGCAACGGCCCACGCGACCCGGACTGGACGGGCCGGCACGGGGGAACCCGCGACCGGCAACGCCGTCGCCGGCGGGAGTACGGAAACGCAGGTGTCCGATCGATCGACGCCCGGCCCCGCCGTGCCCGGCGTCGGTTCCGGACCCGGACTCGAGGAGGGCGCGACGCCCGTGACCGTCGACGGCGAAACCGAGACCGCCCCGACGGTCGTCATCGGCGCGTCGACCGGCGGCCCGAAGCTCATCGAACAGCTGTTCGAGCGGCTCCCGGCCGCCCTCGAGGCGAAGGTTCTGGTGGTCCAGCACATGCCGCCGGGGTTTACCGATCGGTTCGCCGAACGCCTCGACGCACGCAGCGAGTACGACGTAAGCGAGGCTACGGACCACGAGCGACTGGCCCCCGGCGAAGCGGCCGTCGCGCCGGGTGGCGTCCACCTCGAGGTAGCGAGCAACGTCGGCGAACGGCTCCGCCTGCGACTCGACGACGGCGAACGGGTACACGGCGTCCGGCCGTCGATCGACGTGACGATGGAAAGCGTCGCCGCCCGGGTTACCGACCCGCTCTGTGGCGTCGTCATGACCGGGATGGGCCGCGACGGCGCGGCCGGCATCGAAGCCATCGACGCCGCCGGCGGCCACACGATCGCACAGGACGAGGCGACGAGTCCGGTCTTTGGCATCCCCTGTCAGGCAATCGAAACTGGCTGCGTGGATACGGTCGCGCCCGCCGACGGCATCACCGACGCGATCGTCGACGCGTTCACGACGGACGGTGAGAACGATGAGTGA
- a CDS encoding transcription factor, producing the protein MAFEDLLEDPVIQKYLHELVGPKGMPVAAAPPDGEVTDEELAEELDLELNDVRRALFILYENDLATYRRLRDEDSGWLTYLWTFEYDNIPENLEEEMYRLREALDERREYERNHEFYLCEICSIRFEFGEAMDFGFECPECGSPLESMDNDRLVNAMDDRLDALEDELNIDADA; encoded by the coding sequence ATGGCTTTTGAGGACCTGCTCGAGGACCCGGTAATCCAGAAATATTTGCACGAGCTGGTCGGTCCCAAGGGGATGCCCGTCGCGGCAGCACCGCCTGACGGGGAAGTGACCGACGAGGAGCTCGCCGAGGAACTCGACCTCGAGTTGAACGACGTGCGGCGCGCGCTGTTCATTCTCTACGAGAACGATCTCGCCACGTATCGGCGACTGCGCGACGAGGACTCGGGGTGGTTGACCTACCTCTGGACCTTCGAGTACGACAACATCCCGGAGAATCTAGAGGAGGAGATGTACCGGCTGCGCGAGGCCTTAGACGAGCGCAGGGAGTACGAGCGCAACCACGAGTTCTATCTCTGTGAGATCTGTTCCATCCGCTTCGAGTTCGGCGAGGCGATGGACTTCGGCTTCGAGTGCCCCGAATGCGGCTCGCCGCTGGAATCGATGGACAACGACCGACTCGTCAACGCGATGGACGACCGCCTCGACGCGCTCGAGGACGAACTCAACATCGACGCGGACGCCTAA
- the cheY gene encoding chemotaxis protein CheY — translation MSTGVLIVDDSHFMRNLLRQILEQDYRILGEASNGAEAVKLYKEHDPDIVMMDIVMPKCNGIKATAAIKKIDPDARVIMCTSVGQREKMKLAVKAGADGYVTKPFEEPSVRKALSDVVAA, via the coding sequence ATGTCGACAGGGGTGCTCATCGTGGACGACTCTCATTTTATGCGGAACCTCTTGCGTCAGATCTTGGAACAGGATTACCGCATCCTCGGAGAGGCGTCCAACGGCGCTGAAGCCGTCAAACTGTACAAAGAACACGATCCCGACATCGTTATGATGGACATCGTGATGCCCAAATGCAACGGCATCAAGGCGACCGCGGCGATCAAGAAGATCGACCCGGACGCCCGCGTCATCATGTGTACGAGCGTCGGACAGCGTGAGAAAATGAAACTCGCCGTAAAAGCTGGGGCGGACGGCTACGTTACGAAACCGTTCGAAGAACCCAGCGTCAGAAAGGCCCTCTCGGACGTCGTCGCTGCATGA
- a CDS encoding chemotaxis protein CheC, which yields MTMMVDIRKLSFINEMAKVGTNGVADNMSKLTGEDSQMEVTKTNFIDVDDIESQLDAGKRVGVRVRLLDPPHGHILILFPEASAKKITAIMLRDVVDDMGDVSGKMARSAVEEMGNMMASGFIDGWADVLGRAIDIAAPQLVYAPTGEIVTRTASLGGDDLALFFDSDLSVPSYQIEAEIYAFPDLEEFVEMVNGIEVQPA from the coding sequence ATGACGATGATGGTCGACATTCGAAAGCTGAGTTTCATAAACGAGATGGCGAAGGTCGGGACGAACGGCGTCGCCGACAACATGAGCAAACTGACCGGCGAGGACTCCCAGATGGAGGTGACCAAGACAAACTTCATCGACGTCGACGACATCGAGTCACAGCTCGATGCCGGGAAGCGCGTCGGCGTTCGGGTCCGGCTGCTCGACCCCCCACACGGACACATCCTGATCCTCTTCCCCGAGGCCAGCGCCAAGAAGATCACGGCGATCATGCTGCGTGATGTCGTCGACGACATGGGCGACGTTTCGGGCAAGATGGCCCGTAGCGCCGTCGAAGAGATGGGCAACATGATGGCCAGCGGCTTCATCGACGGCTGGGCCGACGTGCTAGGCCGGGCGATCGACATCGCCGCGCCACAGTTGGTCTACGCCCCGACGGGCGAAATCGTCACCCGGACCGCGAGCCTCGGCGGCGACGACCTCGCGCTGTTCTTCGACTCCGATCTGTCGGTCCCGAGCTACCAGATCGAGGCGGAGATCTACGCGTTCCCGGACTTGGAAGAGTTCGTGGAAATGGTCAACGGCATCGAAGTCCAACCCGCATGA
- a CDS encoding chemotaxis protein CheW, which translates to MGSASNPDDTETNDSVTVLTFDLEGRRYCVRAESVESVLGVANDDPLADAADPWDAGTVTLAGERVRVVDLPRAFGSSLRTTARVDEPKLLVFAVTDDEGRYYGWLVDDVDVTRSVRPASLEPLRVETTHVKGRLEIGGEEVVWLDERTIHG; encoded by the coding sequence ATGGGATCGGCTTCGAACCCCGACGACACGGAGACGAACGACTCCGTCACCGTCCTCACGTTCGACCTCGAGGGGAGACGCTACTGTGTCAGGGCCGAGTCGGTCGAATCGGTCCTCGGCGTGGCGAACGACGACCCCCTCGCGGACGCCGCGGACCCGTGGGACGCGGGAACGGTCACCCTCGCCGGCGAGCGGGTCAGAGTCGTCGACCTCCCGCGGGCCTTCGGCTCGTCGCTTCGGACGACCGCTCGCGTCGACGAACCCAAACTGCTCGTCTTCGCGGTGACCGACGACGAGGGCCGGTACTACGGCTGGCTGGTCGACGACGTCGACGTGACGCGCTCGGTTCGACCCGCCTCGCTCGAGCCGCTCCGCGTCGAGACGACCCACGTCAAGGGCCGACTCGAGATCGGCGGCGAGGAAGTCGTCTGGCTCGACGAGCGGACGATTCACGGCTGA
- a CDS encoding DUF2110 family protein, with protein MVVLATKLYVEGEARERALDSLRSLVGNEIGDLDVAFEIGVRHDDFPSVTIEGDDATVARNVLREEFGEIVPDLEPGETYVGTLESWDEGGFVLDAGQGDGVRIPTDELGLGPGSATQIRERYGLVQHVPLRFVYGADDESEPSRLADAEQDRLYEWTRGDGRLNVNSATRAEVRATLNRAGHAQDYVTVERLGLLEQSVICPEDTDPPGLLASVGEYLPAELRCVVP; from the coding sequence ATGGTCGTACTCGCAACCAAACTGTACGTCGAGGGCGAGGCCCGCGAGCGGGCGCTGGACTCGCTGCGCTCGCTGGTCGGCAACGAGATCGGCGATCTCGACGTCGCGTTCGAGATCGGCGTCCGACACGACGACTTCCCCTCGGTGACGATCGAGGGCGACGACGCCACCGTCGCGCGAAACGTCCTCCGCGAGGAGTTCGGCGAGATCGTCCCCGATCTCGAGCCCGGCGAGACCTACGTCGGCACCCTCGAGTCCTGGGACGAGGGCGGGTTCGTCCTCGATGCGGGACAGGGCGACGGCGTCCGGATTCCGACCGACGAACTCGGGCTCGGCCCGGGGTCGGCGACGCAGATCCGCGAGCGCTACGGGCTGGTTCAACACGTGCCGCTGCGATTCGTCTACGGTGCGGACGACGAGTCCGAGCCATCCCGGCTCGCCGACGCCGAACAGGACCGCCTCTACGAGTGGACCCGCGGCGACGGCCGGCTCAACGTCAACAGCGCGACCCGAGCGGAGGTGCGGGCCACGCTCAACCGCGCCGGCCACGCCCAGGACTACGTCACCGTCGAACGGCTCGGCCTGCTCGAGCAGAGCGTGATCTGTCCCGAAGACACCGATCCGCCGGGGCTGCTCGCGAGCGTCGGCGAGTATCTCCCGGCCGAACTCCGCTGTGTCGTTCCCTAG
- a CDS encoding chemotaxis protein CheW, translating to MAPDLSEKLLGIDIDDDRPDDGDEDDQETLLRFVFVGVGEHRLALPVDSVRTIAEPPDELTRVPRAPPAIEGLMDLRGEITAVIDPRVHFPVTEERSGRERLLVLDRPSDRQSAAIRVDDVIGVETVPESDIVDAESVADSDLTGDALEHPLVVAIVTKERDPRVDVGGVHPERLPDDGMGAVPGVEVGGGTEVGGAAALSSRPAGGALGKSVGDTFEVEPIDESTAEPDENDERDTTTEIVVEATAVVDVERLLLASGGA from the coding sequence ATGGCCCCGGATCTCTCGGAAAAGCTTCTCGGAATCGATATCGACGACGACCGGCCCGATGACGGCGACGAGGACGATCAGGAGACGCTGCTACGGTTCGTCTTCGTCGGCGTCGGCGAACACCGACTCGCGCTCCCGGTCGATTCGGTCAGAACCATCGCGGAACCGCCGGACGAACTGACGCGCGTCCCGCGTGCCCCGCCGGCCATCGAGGGGCTGATGGACCTTCGCGGGGAGATCACGGCCGTCATCGATCCGCGGGTCCACTTCCCGGTCACCGAGGAGCGATCGGGGCGCGAGCGCCTGCTCGTTCTCGATCGGCCGAGCGACCGGCAGTCGGCCGCGATCCGGGTCGACGACGTCATCGGCGTCGAGACGGTGCCGGAAAGCGACATCGTCGACGCCGAGTCGGTCGCGGACAGCGACCTCACGGGCGACGCTCTCGAGCATCCGCTGGTCGTCGCGATCGTGACCAAAGAGCGGGACCCGCGCGTCGACGTGGGCGGTGTCCATCCCGAGCGACTGCCCGACGACGGGATGGGCGCTGTCCCCGGTGTCGAGGTCGGAGGCGGAACCGAAGTCGGCGGCGCCGCGGCCCTGTCCTCGAGGCCGGCCGGCGGCGCGCTCGGGAAGTCGGTCGGCGACACGTTCGAAGTCGAACCGATCGACGAATCGACCGCCGAACCCGACGAGAACGACGAGAGGGACACGACGACGGAGATCGTCGTCGAAGCGACGGCCGTGGTCGACGTCGAGCGACTGTTGTTAGCGTCCGGTGGAGCGTGA